In Micromonospora sp. NBC_01813, the following are encoded in one genomic region:
- the xylA gene encoding xylose isomerase: MTVQPTPADKFSFGLWTVGWQARDQFGDASRGPLDAVEAVHQLASLGAYGITFHDDDLIPFGADSATRDQHIARFRKALDETGMVVPMVTTNLFSHPIFKDGGFTSNDRSIRRFALRKVLRNIDLAAELGAKTFVMWGGREGSEYDHAKDIRAALDRYREAVDLLGQYVVDRGYDLRFAIEPKPNEPRGDILLPTVGHAIAFISSLARPELVGLNPEVGHEQMAGLNFAHGIAQALWHDKLFHIDLNGQRGVKFDQDLVFGHGDLLNSFALVDLLENGGPDGGPAYDGPRHFDYKPSRTEDYTGVWASAAANMSTYLLLKERAAAFRADPEVQEALAASKVPDLAVPTLNPGETYTDLLADKSSFEDFDPDAVAEQGFHFVRLNQLAVEHLLGARS, translated from the coding sequence ATGACAGTCCAGCCCACTCCGGCCGACAAGTTCTCCTTCGGGCTCTGGACCGTAGGATGGCAGGCCCGTGACCAGTTCGGCGACGCCAGCCGTGGCCCGCTCGACGCCGTCGAGGCGGTGCACCAGCTCGCCAGCCTCGGCGCGTACGGGATCACCTTCCACGACGACGACCTGATCCCGTTCGGCGCCGACTCGGCAACCCGCGACCAGCACATCGCCCGGTTCCGCAAGGCGCTCGACGAGACCGGCATGGTGGTGCCGATGGTCACCACCAACCTGTTCAGCCACCCGATCTTCAAGGACGGCGGCTTCACCAGCAACGACCGCTCCATCCGGCGGTTCGCGCTGCGCAAGGTGCTGCGCAACATCGACCTCGCCGCCGAGTTGGGCGCCAAGACCTTCGTGATGTGGGGCGGCCGGGAAGGCTCCGAGTACGACCACGCCAAGGACATCCGGGCCGCGCTCGACCGCTACCGGGAGGCCGTCGACCTGCTCGGTCAGTACGTCGTCGACCGCGGCTACGACCTGCGGTTCGCCATCGAGCCCAAGCCGAACGAGCCGCGCGGCGACATCCTGCTGCCCACCGTCGGGCACGCGATCGCCTTCATCTCCAGCCTGGCCCGCCCCGAACTGGTCGGGCTCAACCCGGAGGTCGGCCACGAGCAGATGGCCGGGCTCAACTTCGCCCACGGCATCGCCCAGGCCCTGTGGCACGACAAGCTGTTCCACATCGACCTCAACGGCCAGCGGGGCGTCAAGTTCGACCAGGACCTCGTCTTCGGCCACGGCGACCTGCTGAACTCGTTCGCCCTGGTCGACCTGCTGGAGAACGGCGGCCCCGACGGCGGCCCCGCCTACGACGGCCCCCGGCACTTCGACTACAAGCCCTCGCGCACCGAGGACTACACCGGCGTGTGGGCATCCGCCGCCGCCAACATGAGCACGTACCTGCTGCTCAAGGAGCGGGCCGCAGCGTTCCGGGCCGACCCCGAGGTGCAGGAGGCCCTCGCGGCCAGCAAGGTGCCGGACCTGGCGGTGCCCACCCTCAACCCGGGGGAGACCTACACCGACCTGCTCGCCGACAAGTCCAGCTTCGAGGACTTCGACCCGGACGCCGTCGCCGAGCAGGGCTTCCATTTCGTACGGCTGAACCAGCTCGCGGTCGAGCACCTGCTCGGCGCCCGGTCCTGA
- a CDS encoding ROK family protein, protein MPTPESPLRQAGLREHHLGLVMRQVAAAQRPPSRAEISAATGLTRATVSALVDELLVGRLLSEAAPVPRTGAGRPATGLALAAHGPAGLGLEINVDYLAACVVDLTGAVRHRAVLRADQRPHSPVEVLARLGTLAEQTLAAPDVAGLPIAGAALAVPGLVTRDGVVRLAPNLGWSDVDVPSALTATGAALAGIPLTVDNEANLAALGELHARSGDLADFVYVSGEIGVGAGIVLDGRLFRGARGWSGELGHMAVRPDGPTCRCGARGCLEQYAGQEAILRSAGLAGQQLPPAVALQQIAQLAADAQRSADAQQPVRRALTAAASALGVVLAGVVNLLDVETVVLGGIYAPLAPWLAPVVEAEIGRRVLTVGWSPVTVRASVLGAEAAVTGAAGAVVRAVRDHPAPWLTGGQ, encoded by the coding sequence ATGCCCACGCCAGAATCTCCGCTGCGCCAAGCTGGCCTCCGGGAACACCACCTCGGGCTGGTGATGCGTCAGGTGGCGGCGGCCCAACGGCCGCCGTCGCGGGCCGAGATCTCGGCGGCCACCGGGCTCACCCGGGCCACCGTCTCGGCCCTCGTCGACGAGTTGCTCGTCGGCCGGCTGCTGAGCGAGGCCGCCCCGGTCCCCCGTACCGGCGCGGGCCGGCCGGCGACCGGCCTGGCGCTCGCCGCGCACGGCCCCGCCGGGCTCGGGCTGGAGATCAACGTCGACTACCTGGCCGCCTGCGTGGTGGACCTGACCGGCGCGGTACGCCACCGGGCGGTGCTGCGCGCCGACCAACGCCCCCACTCCCCCGTCGAGGTGCTGGCCCGGCTCGGCACCCTGGCCGAGCAGACCTTGGCCGCACCGGACGTCGCCGGGCTACCGATCGCCGGTGCCGCGCTGGCGGTTCCCGGGCTGGTGACCCGCGACGGCGTCGTCCGGCTCGCCCCGAACCTCGGCTGGTCCGACGTCGACGTCCCGAGCGCGCTGACCGCGACCGGCGCGGCCCTGGCCGGCATCCCGCTGACCGTCGACAACGAGGCGAACCTTGCCGCGCTCGGCGAACTGCACGCCCGCTCCGGTGATCTCGCCGACTTCGTCTACGTCTCCGGCGAGATCGGCGTCGGGGCCGGGATCGTGCTGGACGGACGGCTGTTCCGGGGAGCCCGGGGTTGGAGCGGGGAGTTGGGCCACATGGCGGTCCGCCCGGACGGTCCCACCTGCCGGTGTGGCGCGCGGGGCTGTCTGGAGCAGTACGCCGGCCAAGAGGCGATCCTGCGTTCGGCCGGCCTGGCCGGGCAGCAGTTGCCGCCGGCGGTGGCGTTGCAGCAGATCGCCCAGCTCGCTGCCGACGCCCAGCGGTCGGCCGACGCGCAGCAGCCGGTCCGGCGGGCGCTGACGGCAGCGGCGAGCGCCCTCGGGGTGGTTCTCGCCGGAGTGGTGAACCTGCTGGACGTGGAGACGGTGGTGCTCGGCGGGATCTACGCACCGCTGGCGCCGTGGCTCGCCCCGGTCGTGGAGGCGGAGATCGGCCGCCGGGTGCTCACCGTCGGCTGGTCGCCGGTGACCGTACGGGCGTCGGTGCTCGGTGCCGAGGCCGCCGTGACCGGGGCGGCCGGGGCGGTCGTGCGGGCGGTACGCGACCACCCGGCACCCTGGCTGACCGGTGGTCAGTAG
- a CDS encoding sugar transferase, whose protein sequence is MPEAPTAVLHARQRAYVRAIAALDISILCAAVLAGYLVRFGTGEAAGADLPYVLVTPCLMIAWLASLKVLRCYDDRVLGYGADEYRRVITASLRLAGMVAIIGYVANVGISRGFLAVAFSVGTVGLVAGRFGARKYLHRQRSAGAGWFRKVLVVGDTPHVLELVHTLRREPYAGYRVVGACIPDALLAPVPQRLGDVPVAGSFRNIPEAAAATGADTVAVTASGELTATRLRRLGWQLEGTGIDLVLAPALTDVAGPRIHTRPVAGLPLIHVEAPEFRGTRKLVKGFVDRSVSLLALTLLLPLLSLIALAIKLDNWGPVIFKQVRVGQGGREFHVYKFRTMVVNADALLAELVAKNETDGLMFKMRDDPRITRVGKFLRKFSLDELPQLANVLFGHMSLVGPRPPLPSEVARYDGDVARRLLVKPGMTGLWQVSGRSDLSWEDGIRLDLYYVENWSLASDLTILWKTFGAVVNGRGAY, encoded by the coding sequence ACGCGCGACAGCGTGCCTACGTTCGGGCGATCGCCGCCCTCGACATCAGCATCCTCTGCGCGGCCGTCCTGGCCGGCTACCTGGTTCGCTTCGGCACCGGGGAGGCCGCCGGCGCGGACCTGCCGTACGTCCTGGTCACACCCTGCCTGATGATCGCCTGGCTCGCCTCACTGAAGGTGCTGCGTTGCTACGACGACCGGGTGCTCGGGTACGGCGCCGACGAGTACCGGCGGGTGATCACCGCCAGCCTGCGACTGGCCGGCATGGTCGCGATCATCGGGTACGTCGCCAACGTCGGCATCAGTCGCGGCTTCCTGGCGGTGGCGTTCTCCGTCGGCACCGTCGGCTTGGTGGCGGGGCGCTTCGGTGCCCGTAAGTACCTGCACCGGCAGCGGTCCGCCGGCGCCGGCTGGTTCCGCAAGGTGCTGGTGGTCGGTGACACACCCCACGTGCTGGAGCTGGTGCACACCCTGCGCCGGGAGCCGTACGCCGGTTACCGGGTGGTCGGTGCCTGCATCCCGGACGCGTTGCTGGCGCCGGTGCCGCAGCGGCTCGGCGACGTGCCGGTCGCCGGCTCGTTCCGCAACATCCCGGAGGCGGCGGCCGCGACCGGCGCCGACACCGTCGCGGTCACCGCGTCGGGTGAGCTGACCGCCACCCGGCTGCGCCGGCTCGGCTGGCAGTTGGAGGGCACCGGGATCGACCTGGTGCTGGCTCCGGCGCTGACCGATGTCGCCGGGCCGCGCATCCACACCCGGCCGGTCGCCGGGCTGCCGCTGATCCACGTGGAGGCACCGGAGTTCCGGGGGACCCGCAAACTGGTCAAGGGCTTCGTCGACCGCTCGGTCTCGCTGCTCGCGCTGACCCTGCTGCTGCCGCTGCTGAGCCTGATCGCGTTGGCGATCAAGCTCGACAACTGGGGTCCGGTGATCTTCAAGCAGGTGCGGGTCGGCCAGGGCGGTCGCGAGTTCCACGTGTACAAGTTCCGCACGATGGTGGTCAACGCCGACGCACTGCTCGCCGAGCTCGTCGCCAAGAACGAGACCGACGGGTTGATGTTCAAGATGCGCGACGACCCGAGGATCACCCGGGTGGGCAAGTTCCTGCGCAAGTTCTCGCTGGACGAGCTGCCGCAGCTGGCGAACGTGCTGTTCGGGCACATGAGCCTGGTGGGTCCGCGGCCGCCGCTGCCGTCGGAGGTGGCCCGCTACGACGGTGACGTCGCCCGGCGGCTGCTGGTCAAGCCCGGGATGACCGGTCTGTGGCAGGTCAGCGGGCGCTCCGACCTGTCCTGGGAGGACGGCATCCGGCTGGACCTCTACTACGTGGAGAACTGGTCGCTCGCCAGCGATCTGACCATCCTCTGGAAGACCTTCGGCGCCGTCGTCAACGGCCGCGGCGCCTACTGA